Proteins encoded in a region of the Flavobacteriales bacterium genome:
- a CDS encoding response regulator, which produces MEEKKDEAPKKSNILYIDDERSNLMAFKASFRRHYNIFIADNVVDAREILEENEIEIILTDQRMPDMTGVEFLQSVIPDHPEPMRILVTGYSDIQAVIDAINKGQVYKYISKPWENNYLKVAIDKALEVYSLRKENKELTKSLLKANQQLEFMLRQKLI; this is translated from the coding sequence ATGGAAGAGAAAAAAGATGAAGCACCTAAAAAATCTAATATTTTATATATAGATGATGAGCGGAGTAATTTAATGGCTTTTAAAGCTTCCTTTAGAAGACATTACAATATTTTTATTGCAGATAATGTAGTTGATGCTAGAGAAATATTAGAAGAGAATGAAATTGAAATCATACTTACTGATCAAAGAATGCCCGATATGACTGGTGTAGAGTTTTTACAATCAGTAATTCCAGACCACCCTGAACCAATGCGTATACTCGTGACTGGATACTCCGACATTCAAGCGGTTATTGATGCCATCAATAAAGGGCAAGTCTACAAATACATCTCCAAACCTTGGGAAAATAATTACTTAAAGGTAGCCATAGATAAAGCGCTAGAAGTTTATAGTCTTAGAAAAGAAAATAAAGAACTCACAAAAAGCTTGTTAAAAGCCAATCAACAATTGGAGTTTATGCTTCGTCAAAAACTTATTTAA
- a CDS encoding ATP-binding protein has product MLKRILYPILLILLLGNISIAQNQDYVECINEHEYFIVGGNTLEVLEDKNSVYTIEDVQNKKFERSDKNVPNLGISSSTFWVRFSVKNSTENERLLTQLSLATLDQVNFYYQKDGKWNVVKSGEDFPFEQRKYKDPNYIFDCVIPQDSIKTFYYEIASSEGIQLPITVGSPKSIYSHIKKRDILSGLYFGTMLVCIIYNFFIFLSVRDKSYVYYVVYAIIILLTQTSVQGYTFQYLWPNFPTIAKYSLFIFPSLVGMASLLFMNDFLKVKFYHKSLYKISYYFFIPYIISILLSLLGYFNFSFFLMEITAANVSIFMLYTSYKSIDKYSPAKYFFVAWVIFLMGVIIYILKDLELLPFNNFTRYTMQIGSGIETLLLSFALAAKINVYKKERVEALKKNEEMIKERNAFLEQKVEERTVELNRTLSDLKNTQSQLVEAEKMSSLGQLTAGIAHEINNPINFVSSNIFPLRQDIADLKEVIEKYETLSPTEDVDVQLKEIEALKTELDFDYLKEELEMIINGIEEGAIRTSKIVSGLRTFSRLDEGALKDVNINEGIEATLVLINNKLNGVQIKKALGNIPNIECNPGKINQLFMNLIDNSIFAVHKKEMANEEGEVSIKTLLTEDEKVKVIIEDNGIGIPEEIREKLFEPFFTTKNVGEGTGLGLSIVRSIIDDHQGIITVESEVGRGTKIEIVLPQKKKINAQN; this is encoded by the coding sequence ATGTTAAAAAGAATACTATACCCTATACTACTAATCTTGTTGTTAGGCAATATTTCAATTGCCCAAAATCAAGATTACGTTGAATGCATTAATGAGCATGAATATTTCATTGTTGGAGGTAACACTTTAGAAGTGTTAGAAGATAAAAATTCGGTTTACACTATCGAAGACGTACAGAATAAAAAATTTGAACGATCAGATAAAAATGTTCCCAATTTGGGGATATCAAGTTCAACATTTTGGGTAAGATTTAGCGTCAAGAATAGTACTGAAAATGAGCGGTTGTTAACGCAATTGTCGTTAGCAACTTTAGATCAAGTCAATTTTTATTATCAAAAGGATGGGAAGTGGAATGTCGTAAAATCAGGAGAAGATTTTCCTTTTGAACAAAGAAAATACAAAGATCCCAATTACATTTTTGATTGTGTTATCCCTCAGGATAGTATCAAAACATTTTATTATGAAATCGCTAGTTCAGAGGGAATCCAATTACCGATTACTGTAGGAAGTCCTAAGTCTATATATAGTCATATCAAAAAACGAGATATTCTTTCTGGCCTATATTTTGGAACGATGCTAGTATGTATTATCTACAACTTTTTTATCTTCTTATCTGTGAGAGATAAGAGTTATGTTTATTATGTTGTCTACGCCATTATTATTCTGTTAACGCAAACGAGTGTTCAAGGATATACTTTCCAGTATTTATGGCCTAATTTTCCTACGATTGCTAAATATAGCTTGTTTATTTTTCCCTCTCTAGTAGGGATGGCTTCGCTGTTGTTTATGAACGATTTTCTTAAAGTAAAGTTTTATCATAAATCATTATATAAGATCTCTTATTATTTCTTTATTCCTTATATCATTTCTATCTTGCTATCCTTGTTAGGGTATTTCAATTTTAGTTTTTTCCTTATGGAAATTACAGCAGCTAATGTCTCTATATTTATGTTATATACTTCATATAAAAGTATTGATAAATACAGCCCTGCTAAGTATTTCTTTGTGGCTTGGGTAATTTTTTTAATGGGAGTAATTATTTATATATTAAAAGATTTAGAACTCTTGCCATTTAATAATTTTACCAGATATACCATGCAAATAGGTTCAGGAATAGAAACACTTTTACTTTCATTTGCTTTGGCAGCGAAAATAAATGTTTATAAAAAAGAAAGGGTAGAAGCGTTGAAGAAAAATGAAGAGATGATAAAGGAACGTAATGCTTTTCTTGAGCAAAAAGTTGAAGAACGTACCGTTGAGTTAAATAGAACACTATCTGATTTAAAGAATACGCAGTCTCAATTAGTAGAAGCAGAAAAAATGTCTTCATTAGGTCAACTTACCGCTGGAATTGCTCATGAAATTAATAACCCAATTAATTTTGTATCTTCAAATATTTTCCCACTTAGACAAGATATTGCAGATTTAAAAGAGGTTATTGAAAAATATGAAACATTGAGTCCAACTGAAGATGTGGACGTCCAGCTAAAAGAAATTGAAGCCTTAAAAACAGAATTAGATTTTGATTACTTAAAAGAAGAACTGGAAATGATCATCAACGGTATCGAAGAAGGAGCCATAAGAACTTCCAAAATTGTTAGTGGTTTGAGAACTTTTTCTAGATTGGATGAGGGAGCTTTAAAAGACGTAAACATTAATGAAGGAATAGAAGCAACATTAGTCCTCATAAACAATAAACTAAATGGAGTTCAGATAAAGAAAGCGTTAGGAAATATTCCTAACATTGAGTGTAACCCAGGAAAAATTAATCAATTATTTATGAATTTAATTGACAACTCAATTTTTGCAGTTCATAAAAAAGAGATGGCTAATGAAGAGGGAGAAGTGAGTATCAAAACGTTGTTAACAGAAGATGAAAAAGTAAAGGTTATTATTGAAGATAATGGAATAGGGATTCCAGAAGAAATAAGAGAAAAGTTATTTGAACCATTTTTTACAACCAAAAATGTAGGTGAGGGAACAGGATTAGGTTTGTCAATTGTACGTAGTATAATTGATGATCATCAAGGAATAATTACTGTTGAATCTGAAGTAGGAAGAGGAACAAAAATAGAAATTGTGTTACCCCAAAAGAAAAAAATAAATGCGCAAAATTAA
- a CDS encoding OmpA family protein, with translation MKRVIILLISIVSLGFSYSQDKSIPFKKEYFKDRKDEFKVAMKDLNDGLDIYEKGEYYWKGAIYKLEKANVFNPNNAQLNYRLGNCYLHSTEKVKCLKYFLKAYELRPTVAKDIHYKIGKGYQLNYKFDKAQEEFEIHRMKLEVSETKELLELDKLVAECDRAKELMTTPVRVWVDNVGGKINSKYPEYGPLITADESMMIFTSRRPSETSKEQAGGHYNEDVFISTKDENGNWTQAISISEKINTKEHDATAGLSNDGKTLFLYSSNAGGDLYQSLYVNGEWSKPKNLGKRVNGDMSWDSGASLSYDGKELYFVSNREGTRGERDIWVAKWNEKRGEWGDAENVGPKVNTIYDEIGVFMHPDGETMYFSSDGHKGMGGYDIFFSKKQEDGTWGKPENIGYPVNTTDDDLHFIMAANGKHGYYSSYRADGGDDIFMISFLGKPKEPLMSGEDNLLASVAAPIEEKMIQAEVELEIANNLTILKGLILDEETKQPISATLELVDNQAQKKVSSFSSDGKTGDFLLSLPAGKNYGIAVNAEGYLFHSENFEIPESAGYTEFEKTIYLKKIQVGKSIVLRNIFFDLDRSTIKPISKLELDRLIELLTENKTLRVEISGHTDTQGSASYNTKLSQNRAKAVVDYLVKAGFESSRFEYKGYGEEQPIISDTEIAKLPTKSERKDAHAVNRRTEFKILSY, from the coding sequence ATGAAAAGAGTTATCATCTTATTAATCAGTATCGTTAGTCTAGGTTTTAGTTATAGCCAAGATAAATCTATCCCTTTTAAAAAAGAATACTTTAAAGACCGTAAAGATGAATTTAAAGTTGCAATGAAAGATCTAAATGATGGTTTAGATATCTATGAAAAAGGGGAATATTATTGGAAAGGAGCAATCTATAAACTAGAGAAAGCTAATGTTTTTAATCCCAATAATGCGCAGTTAAATTATCGATTAGGCAATTGTTATTTACATTCTACAGAAAAGGTAAAATGTTTAAAATACTTTTTAAAAGCTTATGAATTACGCCCTACAGTTGCTAAAGATATTCACTATAAAATTGGTAAAGGCTATCAATTAAATTATAAATTTGATAAAGCACAAGAGGAGTTTGAGATTCACCGAATGAAATTGGAAGTGTCTGAGACAAAAGAGTTGCTAGAATTAGATAAATTAGTAGCGGAATGTGATCGTGCTAAAGAGTTAATGACTACTCCTGTTAGAGTTTGGGTCGACAATGTAGGAGGTAAAATTAATAGTAAATACCCTGAATACGGTCCGTTAATTACTGCTGATGAGTCGATGATGATTTTTACATCAAGAAGACCAAGTGAAACAAGTAAAGAGCAAGCAGGAGGTCATTACAATGAAGATGTATTTATTTCAACTAAAGATGAAAATGGAAATTGGACCCAAGCAATTTCGATTAGTGAAAAGATAAATACTAAAGAGCATGATGCTACAGCAGGATTGTCCAATGATGGAAAAACACTTTTTTTATACAGCTCTAATGCTGGTGGAGACTTGTATCAATCTTTGTATGTCAATGGAGAATGGAGTAAACCTAAAAACTTGGGTAAAAGAGTAAACGGTGATATGTCTTGGGATTCGGGGGCGAGTTTAAGTTATGATGGAAAAGAATTGTATTTTGTCTCTAATAGAGAAGGAACACGAGGAGAAAGAGATATTTGGGTTGCTAAATGGAATGAAAAAAGAGGGGAGTGGGGAGACGCAGAAAATGTTGGGCCTAAAGTGAATACTATTTATGATGAGATAGGTGTATTTATGCATCCAGATGGGGAAACTATGTATTTTTCTTCAGACGGACATAAAGGAATGGGAGGCTATGATATTTTCTTTTCTAAAAAGCAAGAGGATGGAACTTGGGGAAAACCTGAAAATATAGGTTATCCTGTGAATACTACAGATGATGATTTACATTTTATTATGGCTGCCAATGGTAAGCATGGGTATTATTCATCATATCGTGCTGATGGTGGAGATGATATTTTTATGATCTCATTCTTGGGAAAACCTAAAGAGCCATTAATGAGCGGAGAAGACAATTTATTGGCTAGTGTAGCTGCTCCAATTGAAGAAAAAATGATACAGGCTGAGGTGGAATTGGAAATAGCGAATAACTTGACTATTCTAAAAGGTCTAATCTTAGATGAAGAAACCAAACAGCCCATATCAGCAACACTAGAATTGGTGGATAATCAAGCACAAAAAAAGGTTTCTAGTTTCTCTTCAGATGGGAAAACAGGAGACTTCTTATTGTCTTTACCTGCTGGTAAAAATTATGGGATTGCTGTAAATGCTGAGGGATATCTTTTTCATAGTGAAAATTTTGAAATTCCAGAAAGTGCAGGGTATACAGAATTTGAAAAAACAATCTATTTGAAGAAAATTCAGGTTGGTAAGTCAATAGTATTAAGAAATATATTCTTTGATTTAGATCGTTCGACCATTAAACCAATCTCAAAACTAGAATTAGATCGTTTGATTGAGCTGTTGACAGAAAACAAAACATTGAGAGTTGAAATTTCAGGTCATACAGACACTCAGGGAAGTGCGTCATATAATACCAAACTATCTCAAAATAGAGCAAAAGCAGTTGTGGATTATTTAGTAAAAGCTGGATTTGAAAGTTCTCGTTTTGAGTATAAAGGCTATGGAGAAGAACAACCCATTATTTCTGATACAGAAATAGCCAAATTGCCTACTAAAAGTGAACGTAAAGATGCACATGCTGTTAATCGAAGGACAGAGTTTAAGATTTTAAGTTATTAA
- a CDS encoding Rv1355c family protein, producing MFKDYLTPKDDVHLPQFFRLKNTKEKEELEKLLMNNKSIAVVDEIQSQIYELIKLRNPKKNLSHSAYQEQMKAYVGKNAIENVGVWIYYPWKNKVIHLLDEEEFVEVRTNRNHYKITPEEEQKLFKKKIGIVGLSVGKAIATTMALERICGEIVLADFDEIELSNLNRIQTSLINLGLKKTVVVAREIAEIDPYIKVTCLHEGITEENINHFFLDGNGLDLCIEVCDGLYEKVFVRQKAKEYGVPVVMNSSDRGTTDVERFDLEPDLPILHGLIDHLDLSVLKYAKTNEEKVPYLLPMIGVKTSTNRLKASMIEIQETITTWPQLASGVVLGGSICTDVCRRILLGDFQKSGRCFVDLEELINVGMDAPIEKRAFTVNRSKLQDSEIADYESMIARFELNFPNVKSSKYLTEKEVLTLVEASILAPSGGNIQPWKWIFKGGTLYLFNDIYRKESILNYKNQANFIAFGAATENLILASSTIQAGVKYELFPFSQSSNLIAAFTFFSENKPTADLQQYISKRTTNRRLFESHELKEDDLRLIKDSVLETEGAGIRFFKDESQKNEIKKILCELDRLFYTNKAGHAHFMNELRWTEEENLLHRDGLDIKTIDLTPKEEAGLIVAKSWDVVKNNEQWNLGGAFKKTMEKTITNAASLAMLTMPKTDENKFFEGGRALERLWLTATKLDIGIQPISINAFIFPRIEDQCYEGLSPIENELNKLSKQFFEVCALKNTEQNVFFFRLVSNSEPLKRSIRRGIGDVLIYVE from the coding sequence ATGTTTAAAGACTATCTCACTCCAAAGGATGATGTGCACCTGCCCCAGTTTTTTCGACTAAAAAACACAAAAGAAAAAGAGGAATTAGAAAAACTTTTAATGAATAATAAATCTATTGCTGTTGTAGATGAAATACAAAGCCAGATTTATGAGTTGATTAAGTTAAGAAATCCTAAGAAAAATTTATCCCATTCTGCATACCAAGAACAAATGAAAGCGTATGTCGGTAAGAATGCCATTGAAAATGTGGGAGTATGGATTTATTATCCTTGGAAAAATAAAGTGATTCATTTATTAGATGAGGAAGAATTTGTTGAAGTAAGGACCAATAGGAATCATTATAAAATAACTCCAGAAGAAGAACAAAAACTATTTAAAAAGAAAATAGGGATAGTTGGTTTATCTGTTGGAAAAGCGATAGCGACAACTATGGCGTTAGAAAGAATATGTGGAGAAATTGTATTGGCTGATTTTGATGAAATTGAGCTTTCTAATCTGAATAGAATTCAAACAAGTTTGATCAACTTAGGGCTTAAAAAAACAGTAGTTGTTGCCAGAGAAATAGCAGAAATTGATCCGTATATCAAAGTGACTTGCCTACACGAGGGAATAACAGAAGAAAACATCAATCATTTTTTTCTTGATGGTAATGGCTTGGATTTATGCATTGAGGTCTGTGATGGATTGTATGAGAAAGTCTTTGTTAGGCAAAAAGCAAAAGAGTATGGAGTGCCAGTAGTCATGAATTCTTCTGACCGTGGGACAACAGATGTAGAACGTTTTGATTTAGAACCTGATTTGCCCATTTTACACGGGCTAATTGACCATTTAGATTTAAGTGTATTAAAATATGCTAAAACCAATGAAGAAAAAGTACCATATCTCTTACCAATGATAGGAGTTAAGACTTCAACAAATCGATTAAAAGCATCAATGATTGAAATTCAAGAGACCATAACAACATGGCCTCAATTGGCTTCAGGAGTGGTTCTTGGTGGAAGTATATGTACCGATGTTTGTCGAAGAATTTTATTAGGAGATTTTCAAAAGTCAGGAAGATGTTTTGTTGATTTAGAAGAGCTCATCAATGTGGGAATGGATGCACCAATTGAAAAAAGGGCATTTACAGTGAATCGCTCCAAGTTGCAAGATTCTGAAATAGCAGATTATGAAAGTATGATAGCGCGTTTTGAGCTCAACTTTCCAAATGTAAAATCCTCAAAATACTTAACAGAAAAAGAAGTGCTGACATTGGTTGAAGCTTCTATTTTAGCTCCATCTGGAGGTAATATTCAACCTTGGAAATGGATTTTTAAAGGAGGAACACTATACCTTTTCAATGATATTTATAGAAAAGAATCGATATTAAATTATAAAAATCAAGCTAATTTTATTGCTTTTGGAGCCGCTACAGAAAACTTAATCCTTGCTTCTAGTACTATTCAAGCCGGGGTTAAATATGAGTTGTTCCCTTTTAGCCAATCTTCTAATTTAATAGCAGCTTTTACGTTTTTTTCGGAAAATAAACCTACGGCAGATTTACAGCAATATATCAGTAAGAGAACTACCAATAGACGGTTGTTCGAAAGTCATGAACTTAAAGAGGATGATTTACGATTAATAAAAGATAGCGTGCTAGAAACCGAGGGAGCTGGAATAAGATTTTTTAAGGATGAATCACAAAAAAATGAAATAAAAAAGATTTTATGTGAGTTAGACCGTTTGTTTTATACCAATAAAGCAGGTCATGCTCATTTTATGAACGAGTTGCGCTGGACAGAAGAAGAAAACCTTTTGCATAGAGATGGATTGGACATTAAAACAATTGACCTCACCCCCAAAGAAGAAGCAGGTTTAATTGTTGCTAAGAGTTGGGATGTTGTAAAAAACAATGAACAATGGAATCTGGGAGGAGCTTTCAAAAAGACCATGGAAAAAACCATTACAAATGCTGCTTCTCTGGCGATGTTAACAATGCCAAAAACAGATGAAAATAAGTTTTTTGAGGGAGGAAGAGCTTTGGAACGGTTATGGTTAACTGCTACAAAATTAGATATCGGAATTCAACCCATATCAATTAATGCTTTTATTTTTCCTAGAATCGAAGACCAATGTTATGAGGGACTGTCCCCAATTGAAAACGAATTGAACAAGTTATCTAAACAGTTTTTTGAAGTATGTGCCTTGAAAAATACAGAACAAAACGTTTTCTTTTTTAGACTTGTTTCCAATTCAGAGCCATTAAAGCGTTCAATTAGAAGAGGGATAGGTGATGTATTGATATATGTTGAGTAG
- a CDS encoding tetratricopeptide repeat protein, with translation MKIRNLILLLVFFITAPYWAQDKEAFLSKLDSLGETDSTAKAQLLYNKGVSEMTAEKYNQAIQLFTEALIYNPNFAEIYLNRGVSYIESSQKDKGMTDLVEAVLLNPKLDKAFFTMGKVFEKDKEVSKAIENYTKAIDNNSSEPLYFYTRGVIFFQQEEYAKAKADLKKAVSIKPNYAYAWNDLGSAYLKLDQLKMAISSYEKAVNADGKMAIAYNNLGSAYRKDENYQKAVEAYSDAVSNKADYAIAYNNRGIAKMKLQLFEEALKDFDQAIKINAEYAFAYNNRASAYIKLEEWKKALVDADKAVKLKKDYAYAYFNRAIAKEMVRDVEGACKDWKKSSELGLEAGETYYKSVCN, from the coding sequence ATGAAAATAAGAAATTTAATTCTACTCCTTGTTTTTTTTATCACAGCACCTTATTGGGCTCAAGATAAAGAAGCATTCCTATCGAAGTTAGACTCTTTAGGTGAAACAGATAGTACTGCTAAAGCTCAATTATTGTACAATAAAGGAGTTTCGGAAATGACAGCTGAAAAATATAATCAGGCAATTCAATTGTTTACTGAAGCATTAATTTATAACCCCAATTTTGCTGAGATCTATCTAAATAGAGGAGTAAGTTATATTGAGTCTTCTCAAAAAGATAAAGGGATGACAGATTTAGTTGAAGCTGTATTACTAAACCCTAAATTGGATAAAGCTTTTTTTACCATGGGAAAAGTATTTGAAAAGGACAAAGAAGTTTCTAAAGCGATAGAAAACTATACAAAGGCCATTGATAACAATTCCTCTGAACCTTTATATTTTTATACAAGAGGAGTTATTTTTTTTCAACAAGAAGAATATGCCAAAGCTAAGGCTGATTTAAAAAAAGCAGTATCAATTAAACCTAATTATGCCTATGCTTGGAACGATTTAGGATCTGCGTATTTAAAATTAGATCAATTAAAAATGGCAATCTCAAGTTATGAAAAAGCAGTGAATGCTGATGGGAAGATGGCGATAGCCTATAATAATTTAGGATCTGCTTATCGAAAAGATGAAAACTATCAAAAAGCTGTTGAAGCTTATTCTGATGCCGTTTCCAATAAAGCAGATTATGCGATAGCCTATAACAATAGGGGGATTGCTAAGATGAAATTACAATTATTTGAAGAAGCATTAAAAGACTTTGACCAAGCAATTAAAATTAACGCTGAATATGCTTTTGCCTATAACAATAGAGCTTCGGCTTATATCAAATTGGAAGAGTGGAAAAAAGCGCTAGTAGATGCCGATAAAGCAGTAAAGTTGAAGAAAGATTATGCTTACGCCTATTTTAATAGAGCAATAGCTAAAGAAATGGTAAGGGATGTGGAAGGAGCCTGTAAAGACTGGAAGAAGTCAAGTGAGTTGGGCTTAGAAGCCGGTGAAACATATTATAAATCAGTTTGTAATTAA